In one window of Meiothermus sp. DNA:
- a CDS encoding efflux RND transporter permease subunit, with product MSQKERKNPQPETGDKPENPVIAFFVKRFVFSTAVFLAMVLFGLISGSRVGVDLLPRFEIPVVAVTTAYPGAGPEEVEQQISRPIEDAVSTLSGLDQIASLSGEGFSQVIVSFEFGQDINRVATDVSQRVAAVRGQLPRDAQAPVVQRFDPAASPILFIALSAEGRDLREVAKYANDVLKPRLQLVSGVADVQVQGAPDRQVQVLLDPYKVASYNLSPAQVVGAIQASALAVPAGTQSDQGQRLLFTLRNTPTTPEEVGRILVDPARGLQVRDLGVVRDTQAEPTRLTRLNGQPVIPLAIRKTPDSNAVAVAQGIKRTLQEARLPQGYQARIVGDTTTFIENTVNDTFREVLLVAAIVSFITLIFLGKLNSVFSVVLAIPITMSGALIVFGLLGFTFNIISLLAIIVAVGIVVDDSIVLAENIERYRKMGYDNLQAVLKGATEVLSAVSAATLSLLAVFLPISFLPGIIGEFFRQFGIVLAAAIAVSWLEALFFLTVRLAYFPDPEPPTWQQLGARFLGLGQDLRWGLRLHVYRQPGLSWERRLFNVLITPVTLLLAPLRWLFSVIFGLAGAITGSLHGVSERVFLGLREWYARTLAAALKRSGLVLLLGLGFFLSIGYVGPKIPFNFTAKNDNGQMNVDLVLPKGTALTETDALARRLEGWLATRPEVRAVLNTVGSSQNILGAGNPERARLVIELVKKDERQNVYDLLPIYREALQKLLDDRPEADLRVTVPEGGPGGAADLQYTLTAPSPSLLAEKNRQVLEVMRRLPYLIDVRSSLEETASERVLVPNPNQLQGTGLTPNDLAQTLRIYNAGTEAGNLRSGGDDIPIVVRADPRFVPDQSSLLSLPVAAPALRSSLPLGSLGQFENRQTPAQLSRTNQAFSTGINANRAPGTEVGTFQLSNLVRQELEKAGIFTDGVRLETQGSTAFVGDLARSAPIAFGLALLLNFLVISSQFNTFRYPLYLLLPVPLALVGAFWFLYFFRSGLDVVSVLGVVILIGLVTKNAILLLDFAVREAREKPLYDALVEAARLRLRPILMTTLTVLMISIPLIAATGEGSEFRKPLGIIILGGVSVSMLLTLFVVPAAFYLFERKRYEKLRQERTSLLGTAPAVGD from the coding sequence ATGAGCCAGAAAGAGCGTAAAAACCCACAGCCCGAAACCGGCGATAAACCGGAGAACCCGGTCATTGCGTTCTTTGTCAAGCGCTTCGTGTTCTCCACGGCGGTCTTTTTGGCCATGGTGCTCTTTGGCCTCATCTCGGGCAGCCGGGTGGGCGTAGACCTCCTGCCCCGTTTCGAAATTCCGGTGGTAGCCGTCACGACGGCCTACCCCGGGGCCGGCCCCGAGGAGGTCGAGCAGCAGATCAGCCGACCCATCGAGGATGCGGTCTCGACCCTTTCCGGCCTCGACCAGATCGCCTCACTTTCGGGGGAGGGCTTTTCCCAGGTGATTGTTTCGTTCGAGTTTGGCCAGGACATCAACCGGGTGGCCACCGACGTCTCCCAGCGGGTGGCAGCGGTACGGGGGCAACTGCCCCGCGATGCCCAGGCCCCGGTGGTGCAGCGCTTCGACCCAGCCGCTTCCCCCATCCTCTTCATTGCACTTTCGGCGGAAGGGCGCGACCTGCGCGAGGTGGCCAAATACGCCAACGACGTGCTCAAGCCCCGTTTACAGCTTGTTTCGGGGGTGGCCGATGTGCAGGTGCAAGGCGCCCCCGACCGCCAGGTGCAGGTGCTGCTGGATCCATACAAGGTGGCCAGTTACAACCTTTCACCTGCCCAGGTGGTGGGGGCCATCCAGGCCTCGGCCCTGGCCGTACCCGCCGGCACCCAGAGCGACCAGGGGCAGCGCCTCCTGTTCACCCTGCGCAACACCCCGACCACCCCGGAGGAGGTGGGGCGCATTCTGGTAGACCCCGCCCGCGGCCTTCAGGTGCGCGATCTGGGCGTGGTGCGCGACACCCAGGCCGAGCCCACCCGCCTGACCCGGCTTAACGGCCAGCCGGTAATTCCCTTGGCCATTCGCAAAACCCCCGACTCCAACGCCGTGGCGGTGGCTCAGGGCATCAAGCGCACCCTGCAGGAAGCCCGCCTGCCCCAGGGCTACCAGGCCCGCATCGTGGGCGACACCACCACCTTCATCGAGAACACCGTCAACGACACCTTCCGCGAGGTGCTGCTGGTCGCGGCCATCGTATCGTTCATCACCCTCATTTTCCTGGGCAAGCTCAACTCGGTTTTCAGTGTGGTGCTGGCCATTCCCATCACCATGTCGGGTGCTTTGATTGTGTTTGGCTTGCTGGGCTTTACCTTTAACATCATCAGCCTGCTGGCCATCATCGTGGCGGTCGGCATCGTGGTAGACGACTCCATTGTGCTGGCCGAAAACATCGAGCGTTACCGCAAGATGGGCTACGACAACCTGCAAGCGGTTCTAAAAGGGGCCACCGAGGTGCTCTCGGCGGTTTCGGCGGCCACACTCTCGCTGCTGGCGGTGTTCTTGCCGATTAGCTTCCTGCCGGGCATTATCGGCGAGTTCTTCCGGCAGTTTGGCATAGTGCTGGCCGCGGCCATTGCGGTGAGCTGGCTCGAGGCCCTGTTCTTCCTGACCGTGCGCCTGGCGTATTTCCCCGACCCCGAGCCTCCAACCTGGCAGCAACTGGGGGCCCGCTTCCTGGGTCTGGGCCAGGACCTGCGCTGGGGGCTGCGGTTGCATGTCTACCGGCAGCCGGGCCTGAGCTGGGAGCGTCGCCTGTTCAATGTTCTGATCACGCCCGTCACGCTGCTCCTGGCCCCCTTGCGCTGGCTGTTCTCGGTGATTTTCGGACTGGCCGGGGCCATTACCGGCAGCCTGCACGGGGTTTCGGAGCGGGTATTCCTGGGGCTGCGCGAGTGGTATGCCCGCACCCTGGCCGCAGCCTTGAAGCGAAGCGGCCTGGTGCTCTTGCTGGGCCTGGGCTTCTTCCTCAGCATTGGCTATGTGGGCCCCAAAATTCCTTTCAACTTCACGGCCAAAAACGATAACGGCCAGATGAACGTGGATCTGGTGCTGCCCAAAGGCACCGCCCTCACCGAGACCGACGCCCTCGCCCGGCGGCTCGAGGGCTGGCTAGCAACGCGGCCCGAGGTTCGGGCGGTGCTTAACACCGTGGGCAGCTCACAAAACATCCTGGGCGCGGGCAACCCCGAACGGGCCCGCCTGGTAATTGAGCTGGTCAAGAAAGATGAGCGTCAAAACGTCTACGACCTGCTGCCCATCTACCGCGAAGCCCTGCAAAAACTGCTCGATGACCGGCCCGAAGCTGACCTGCGGGTGACCGTGCCGGAGGGGGGACCGGGCGGCGCCGCCGACCTGCAGTACACCCTAACCGCCCCCAGCCCCAGCCTATTGGCGGAGAAAAACCGGCAAGTCCTCGAGGTCATGCGGCGGCTCCCCTACCTCATTGACGTGCGCAGCAGCCTCGAGGAGACCGCCAGCGAGCGGGTACTGGTGCCCAACCCCAACCAGCTCCAGGGCACCGGCCTGACCCCCAACGACCTCGCCCAGACTCTGCGCATTTACAACGCCGGCACCGAGGCCGGCAACCTCCGCTCCGGCGGCGACGATATCCCCATCGTGGTGCGGGCCGACCCCCGCTTTGTGCCCGACCAGTCCAGCCTGCTTTCGCTTCCGGTGGCCGCGCCTGCTCTACGCAGCAGCTTGCCCCTTGGCAGCCTGGGACAGTTCGAAAACCGCCAGACCCCCGCCCAGCTTTCGCGCACGAACCAGGCCTTCTCCACCGGCATTAACGCCAACCGCGCGCCCGGCACCGAGGTCGGCACCTTCCAGCTTTCCAACCTGGTGCGCCAGGAGCTGGAAAAAGCTGGGATCTTTACCGATGGGGTGCGCCTTGAGACCCAGGGCTCTACCGCCTTTGTGGGCGACCTGGCCCGGAGCGCCCCCATTGCCTTTGGGCTGGCCCTTCTGCTCAACTTTCTGGTGATCTCGAGCCAGTTCAACACCTTCCGCTACCCGCTTTACTTGCTGCTGCCGGTTCCGCTGGCCCTGGTGGGAGCTTTCTGGTTCCTGTACTTCTTCCGAAGCGGCCTGGACGTGGTTTCGGTGCTGGGGGTGGTCATTCTGATTGGCCTGGTCACCAAGAACGCCATTCTGCTGCTGGACTTTGCGGTGCGCGAGGCCCGCGAAAAACCCCTCTACGATGCCCTGGTGGAGGCCGCCCGGCTGCGTCTGCGCCCCATTCTGATGACCACCCTGACGGTGTTGATGATCTCCATACCCCTCATCGCCGCAACGGGTGAGGGCTCGGAGTTCCGCAAGCCCCTGGGCATCATCATCCTGGGTGGGGTCTCGGTTTCGATGCTGCTGACGCTTTTTGTCGTGCCGGCTGCGTTCTACTTGTTTGAGCGAAAACGCTACGAAAAGCTGCGCCAGGAGCGTACCAGCTTACTGGGCACCGCACCAGCGGTGGGGGACTAA
- a CDS encoding efflux RND transporter periplasmic adaptor subunit, producing MSRSIKVRVVQAERGTLSTMRTTGATLSPVRESQVGATASGKVLEVRVAEGSRVAQGQVVLRLDPANAQTALRNAELALQQAQVNLERAQRSTSGSLAPLQASLESAQANLQVAERRYVEGQQLFKAGAISQVELTGLEAAYNQARAAFDNARENLARTQRASSEDLALLRLQVQQAQNQLAQARRAVADTEVRAPFAGVVVEIFVNPGEFVSAGQRAFRLADTSQLEATFRLPPEEAATLPLGTRVEVLYGGNSYPATLRKSSKVPGTDRLVELTAQVEGSLPPGASVQVRYSLSLAQGSLLPAGALRTEGRNTYVFVVQDNKAVRTPVRVLGDTGTRVAVEGVNGPVVFPVPSSLSDGDAVEVVQ from the coding sequence AAGCCGAGCGCGGGACGCTCAGTACCATGCGCACCACCGGGGCTACCCTGTCGCCGGTACGAGAAAGCCAGGTCGGGGCCACAGCCTCGGGCAAGGTGCTGGAGGTGCGGGTAGCCGAGGGTAGCCGGGTGGCCCAGGGCCAGGTGGTCTTGCGGCTCGACCCGGCCAACGCCCAGACAGCCTTGCGCAACGCCGAGCTGGCCTTGCAGCAAGCCCAGGTGAACCTCGAGCGCGCCCAGCGCTCCACCTCCGGCTCCCTGGCGCCCTTGCAGGCCAGCCTGGAGTCGGCCCAGGCCAACCTCCAGGTAGCCGAGCGGCGCTATGTGGAAGGGCAGCAGCTTTTCAAGGCCGGGGCCATTTCGCAAGTTGAGCTTACCGGCCTCGAGGCCGCCTACAACCAGGCCCGGGCTGCCTTTGACAATGCCCGTGAAAACCTGGCCCGCACCCAAAGGGCCTCCAGCGAAGACCTGGCCTTGCTCCGCCTCCAGGTGCAGCAAGCCCAGAACCAGCTGGCCCAGGCGCGGCGGGCCGTGGCCGATACCGAGGTGCGGGCTCCCTTTGCAGGGGTGGTGGTCGAAATTTTCGTGAACCCCGGCGAGTTCGTTTCGGCGGGGCAGCGGGCCTTCCGGCTGGCCGATACCAGCCAGCTCGAGGCCACCTTCCGCCTACCCCCCGAGGAGGCCGCCACCTTACCTCTGGGAACCAGGGTAGAGGTGCTTTATGGCGGTAATAGCTACCCCGCCACCCTTCGCAAAAGCAGCAAAGTGCCCGGCACCGATCGCCTCGTCGAGCTGACGGCCCAGGTAGAAGGCAGCCTGCCCCCCGGGGCCAGTGTACAGGTACGCTACAGCCTCTCCCTGGCGCAGGGCAGCCTGCTGCCGGCCGGGGCCCTGCGCACCGAAGGCCGCAACACCTATGTTTTCGTGGTGCAAGATAACAAGGCCGTGCGCACCCCGGTGCGGGTGCTGGGCGATACCGGCACCCGGGTGGCGGTTGAAGGGGTCAACGGGCCGGTGGTTTTTCCGGTGCCCTCGAGCCTCTCCGACGGCGACGCGGTGGAGGTGGTGCAGTGA